A region of the Arthrobacter sp. FW306-07-I genome:
TGGTGGAGTTGACCACCTGCGCGCCTGCTTCCACGTGACCGGAGTACACGCGGATGAAGGTGAGCTGACCGAAGAAGGGGTGAGCAGCAATCTTGAATGCCAGGGCCGAGAACGGCTCCTCAGCGGAAGGCTTGCGGGTCAGTTCCTTCTCTTCGTCGCGAGGATCGTGACCGACCATCGGGGGGACGTCGAGCGGGTTCGGCAGGTAGTCCACAACTGCATCGAGCATCGGCTGGACGCCACGGTTCTTGAACGCGGAGCCACAGAAGATCGGGTACAGCTCGGAGTTGATGGTCATCTGGCGGATGCCGGCCTTGAGCTCGTCGATCGAGATCTCTTCGCCCTCAAGGTACTTCTCCATGAGTTCCTCGGAGGACTCTGCAACGGTCTCAACGAGGTTCGCGCGGTACTCTTCAGCCTTTTCCTGGAGGTCAGCCGGGATCTCACGGATCTCGTACTTGGCACCCATGGTCACGTCGCCCTTGGCGTCGCCCGGCCAAACCAGGGCACGCATGTAAAGCAGGTCGACGACGCCGATGAAGTCGTTCTCGGCACCGATGGGCAGCTGCATGACCAGCGGCTTGGCACCGAGGCGGCTGATGATGGTGTCTACGGTGAAGTAGAAGTCAGCACCGAGCTTGTCCATCTTGTTGACGAAGCAGATACGCGGGACGTTGTACTTGTCAGCCTGGCGCCATACGGTCTCGGACTGCGGCTCAACGCCTTCCTTGCCGTCGAAGACGGCAACTGCACCGTCGAGGACGCGCAGGGAGCGCTCAACCTCAACCGTGAAGTCCACGTGGCCAGGGGTGTCGATGATGTTGATCTGGTTGTTTTCCCAGAAGCAGGTCACGGCGGCAGACGTGATGGTGATGCCGCGTTCCTTTTCCTGTTCCATCCAGTCGGTGGTCGACGCGCCGTCGTGCGTTTCGCCGATCTTGTGGTTCACACCCGTGTAGAACAGGATGCGCTCGGTGGTGGTGGTCTTGCCGGCATCAATGTGGGCCATGATGCCGATATTGCGGACCTTACTAAGGTCGGTAAGCACGTCCTGTGCCACGGGGTCTCCTTTTGGGATGGACTACGCGTTCGCCGCCGGCTCGGTTGAGCCGGCGGCGTCCGGGGAGTATTACCAGCGGTAGTGTGCGAAGGCCTTGTTGGACTCGGCCATCTTGTGGGTGTCTTCGCGACGCTTCACAGCGGCACCGAGACCGTTGGACGCATCCAGGATTTCGTTCTGGAGACGCTCGGTCATCGTCTTTTCACGGCGGGCCTTGGAGTAGCCAACCAGCCACCGCAGGGCGAGGGCGGTGGAGCGGCCCGGCTTGACCTCAACCGGCACCTGGTAGGTGGCGCCACCGACACGGCGGGAGCGGACCTCGAGGGAAGGCTTGACGTTGTCCATGGCCTTCTTGAGGGCTGCAACGGGGTCGCCGCCCGACTTGGCGCGGGCGCCTTCGAGGGCACCGTAGACGATGCGCTCTGCCGTGGACTTCTTGCCGTCAACGAGCACCTTGTTGATGAGCTGGGTTACCAGCGGGGAACCGTATACCGGATCCGAAACGAGCGGCCGCTTGGGGGCCGGACCCTTGCGAGGCATATTAC
Encoded here:
- the rpsG gene encoding 30S ribosomal protein S7, whose product is MPRKGPAPKRPLVSDPVYGSPLVTQLINKVLVDGKKSTAERIVYGALEGARAKSGGDPVAALKKAMDNVKPSLEVRSRRVGGATYQVPVEVKPGRSTALALRWLVGYSKARREKTMTERLQNEILDASNGLGAAVKRREDTHKMAESNKAFAHYRW
- the fusA gene encoding elongation factor G — protein: MAQDVLTDLSKVRNIGIMAHIDAGKTTTTERILFYTGVNHKIGETHDGASTTDWMEQEKERGITITSAAVTCFWENNQINIIDTPGHVDFTVEVERSLRVLDGAVAVFDGKEGVEPQSETVWRQADKYNVPRICFVNKMDKLGADFYFTVDTIISRLGAKPLVMQLPIGAENDFIGVVDLLYMRALVWPGDAKGDVTMGAKYEIREIPADLQEKAEEYRANLVETVAESSEELMEKYLEGEEISIDELKAGIRQMTINSELYPIFCGSAFKNRGVQPMLDAVVDYLPNPLDVPPMVGHDPRDEEKELTRKPSAEEPFSALAFKIAAHPFFGQLTFIRVYSGHVEAGAQVVNSTKGKKERIGKLFQMHANKEMPVEGATAGHIYAAIGLKDTTTGDTLCDANNQIVLESMSFPEPVISVAIEPNTKGDQEKLSTAIQKLSAEDPTFQVSLNEDTGQTIIAGMGELHLDILVDRMRREFKVEANVGKPQVAYRETIKRAVERHDYTHKKQTGGSGQFAKIQIAIEPLDTAEGELYEFENKVTGGRVPREYIPSVDAGIQDALNDGVLAGYPVVGIKATLIDGAYHDVDSSEMAFKIAGRMAFKEAARKANPVLLEPLMDVEVRTPEEYMGEVIGDLNSRRGQMQSMEDAQGVKVIRAHVPLSGMFGYIGDLRSKTQGRAVYSMTFNSYAEVPKAVADEIIQKSRGE